Proteins found in one Sphingomonas sp. SORGH_AS_0879 genomic segment:
- a CDS encoding TetR/AcrR family transcriptional regulator, whose protein sequence is MKNLLPVCKGRPREFCTDKALAAALRVFWSKGYEGASMADLTEAMGITKPSLYAAFGNKEALFHKALDLYEAEKLAYIREALEQPTARTVAENLLRGALEAMTSSSEPQGCLGVIHSVACGTEAESIKAEVVARRASAQAALLARFQRARDDGDLRDGVDPEGLTQYLYALFQGMAVQAGSGATRAELETLIETGMALWPSR, encoded by the coding sequence ATGAAAAACCTATTGCCCGTATGCAAGGGGCGGCCACGCGAATTCTGCACCGACAAGGCCCTGGCGGCCGCGCTCCGGGTGTTCTGGAGCAAGGGCTATGAAGGCGCGTCGATGGCCGACCTGACCGAGGCGATGGGGATCACCAAACCCAGCCTATACGCCGCGTTCGGCAACAAGGAAGCCTTGTTCCACAAGGCGCTGGACCTCTACGAAGCCGAAAAGCTCGCTTATATCCGCGAGGCGCTGGAACAGCCGACCGCGCGGACGGTGGCCGAGAATCTCTTACGCGGCGCGCTGGAGGCGATGACGAGCAGTAGCGAACCGCAAGGGTGCCTGGGTGTGATTCATTCGGTCGCGTGCGGGACGGAGGCCGAATCGATCAAGGCCGAGGTCGTGGCGCGCCGGGCATCGGCACAGGCTGCGCTTCTCGCGCGGTTCCAGCGGGCCAGGGACGATGGCGACCTGCGTGACGGCGTCGATCCCGAGGGGCTGACCCAATATCTCTACGCACTGTTTCAGGGGATGGCGGTGCAGGCCGGTTCCGGCGCGACGCGCGCGGAGCTGGAAACGCTGATCGAAACCGGCATGGCGCTCTGGCCGTCGCGTTAA
- a CDS encoding NAD(P)/FAD-dependent oxidoreductase: protein MSTATVDPNWPHVVIVGAGFGGLAVAQGLANAPVRVTVIDRNNYHLFVPLLYQVATAALSPADVAEPIRHVLGRYPNIRVVLGEVAQVDTDRREVALATGETQTYDRLVVATGSTSSYFGHDEWRPFAPACKSIEEARVIRSRVLGAFEEAERDGTADRQALMTFVIVGGGPTGVELAGSVAELARYALASDFRRIRPETAKIILVEGGPRILSAFPESLARYAERALGQLGVQVMTDTPVEAITAEGLRAGGHFIPARTVLWGAGVAPTGAARLLGIAPGPGGRVPVGPDLKVEGTDGVYSLGDVAACPDEDGKPLPGLAQVAQQQGQYLGKALRDELTGGRPAKPFRFHNRGNAAIIGRHAAIFDFGRYRMKGYPAWMLWAIVHVVLLVSFAQRIRVGLQWLWRYLTYRRGARIITTPFVRPPG from the coding sequence ATGAGCACCGCGACCGTCGATCCGAACTGGCCGCATGTCGTCATCGTCGGGGCGGGCTTTGGCGGGCTCGCCGTCGCGCAGGGACTGGCGAACGCCCCCGTCCGCGTGACGGTGATCGATCGCAACAATTATCATCTCTTCGTGCCGCTCCTCTATCAGGTGGCGACCGCCGCCCTGTCTCCGGCGGACGTGGCCGAGCCGATCCGCCATGTGCTGGGCCGCTATCCCAATATCCGCGTCGTGCTGGGCGAGGTGGCGCAGGTCGATACGGACCGGCGCGAGGTGGCGCTCGCGACCGGCGAGACGCAGACTTATGATCGGCTGGTCGTCGCGACGGGATCGACCAGCAGCTATTTCGGCCATGACGAATGGCGGCCCTTCGCCCCCGCCTGCAAGTCGATCGAGGAGGCGCGGGTCATCCGGTCGCGCGTGCTGGGCGCATTCGAGGAAGCCGAGCGCGACGGCACGGCGGATCGTCAGGCGCTGATGACCTTCGTCATCGTCGGCGGCGGCCCGACCGGTGTCGAGCTGGCGGGATCGGTGGCGGAACTGGCCCGCTATGCCCTGGCCTCCGATTTCCGCCGTATTCGCCCCGAAACGGCGAAGATCATCCTGGTCGAGGGCGGTCCGCGCATCCTGTCCGCCTTTCCCGAATCGCTCGCCCGCTATGCCGAGCGTGCGTTGGGGCAGTTGGGCGTGCAGGTGATGACCGATACGCCGGTCGAAGCGATCACGGCCGAGGGCTTGAGGGCTGGCGGACACTTCATCCCCGCGCGGACCGTCCTGTGGGGAGCGGGGGTGGCGCCGACCGGGGCCGCCAGGCTGCTGGGTATCGCGCCGGGGCCGGGCGGGCGGGTCCCGGTCGGCCCCGACCTGAAGGTCGAGGGGACGGACGGCGTCTATTCGCTGGGCGATGTCGCGGCCTGCCCGGACGAGGATGGCAAGCCGCTGCCCGGACTGGCGCAGGTCGCGCAGCAGCAAGGGCAGTATCTGGGCAAGGCGCTCCGCGATGAACTGACCGGGGGGCGGCCGGCCAAGCCCTTCCGCTTCCACAATCGCGGCAATGCGGCGATCATCGGCCGACACGCGGCCATTTTCGATTTCGGTCGATATCGGATGAAGGGCTATCCAGCCTGGATGCTCTGGGCGATCGTCCATGTCGTGCTGCTGGTCAGTTTCGCGCAGCGCATCCGGGTCGGCCTGCAATGGCTATGGCGTTACCTGACCTATCGCCGGGGTGCGCGGATCATCACCACGCCGTTCGTCCGTCCCCCCGGCTGA
- a CDS encoding amino acid permease, with protein sequence MFGPLKPLGSATQHGEGQALAKTLSWPHLIALGVGAIVGTGIYTLTGVGAERAGPAVILAFAIAGAVCACAALAYAELATLIPAAGSAYTFSYTALGETLAWIVGWSLILEYSLACSTVAVGWSGYLVGWIQAAGVHLPPELLSGPHGGGIINLPAVLVALSVMGMLVAGTRESATLNIILVIVKLVALGVFIAFAMPAFNADNLHPFMPYGFAAHEVDGAKRGVMAAAAIVFFAFYGFDAVATSAEEAKNPGRDLTIGIVGSMLVCTLIYMAVAVAAIGSLPFQQLANSPEPLALVLRSLGQPTAAHLIALAAVIALPSVILVMMYGQSRIFFTMARDGLLPQSLAVVSKRSGAPTRITLVTGVSIALVAGIFRLDEIAELANAGTLLAFISVGACLMVLRRKAPEAKRLFRCPQPYLVGTLAILGCLYLLFSLPSSTIVRFAIWNAAGLAFYFAYGRRRSALARG encoded by the coding sequence ATGTTCGGACCGTTGAAACCGCTGGGCAGCGCGACCCAGCATGGCGAGGGGCAGGCGCTGGCCAAGACGCTCAGCTGGCCGCACCTGATCGCCTTGGGGGTCGGCGCGATCGTCGGCACCGGCATTTACACGCTGACCGGCGTCGGCGCGGAACGGGCGGGGCCCGCCGTCATCCTGGCCTTCGCGATCGCGGGTGCGGTGTGCGCCTGTGCCGCGCTCGCCTATGCCGAACTGGCCACGCTGATCCCGGCGGCGGGCAGCGCCTATACCTTCAGCTACACCGCGCTGGGCGAGACGCTCGCCTGGATCGTCGGGTGGAGCCTGATCCTCGAATATTCGCTGGCCTGTTCGACCGTGGCGGTCGGCTGGTCGGGCTATCTGGTCGGCTGGATACAGGCGGCGGGGGTCCATCTGCCGCCCGAACTCCTGTCAGGGCCGCATGGCGGCGGCATCATCAACCTGCCCGCCGTGCTGGTCGCGCTGTCGGTCATGGGGATGCTGGTCGCGGGGACGCGGGAGAGTGCGACGCTCAACATCATCCTGGTCATCGTGAAGCTGGTCGCGCTGGGCGTGTTCATCGCCTTCGCCATGCCCGCGTTCAACGCCGACAACCTTCATCCCTTCATGCCCTATGGCTTCGCCGCGCATGAGGTGGACGGAGCCAAGCGCGGTGTGATGGCGGCGGCGGCGATCGTCTTCTTCGCCTTTTACGGGTTCGACGCGGTGGCGACCTCGGCCGAGGAAGCCAAGAATCCCGGCCGCGACCTGACCATCGGCATCGTCGGTTCGATGCTGGTCTGCACCCTGATCTACATGGCGGTCGCGGTCGCCGCGATCGGATCGCTGCCCTTCCAGCAACTCGCCAATTCGCCCGAACCGCTGGCGCTCGTCCTGCGCTCGCTGGGCCAGCCGACGGCGGCGCATCTGATCGCGCTCGCCGCCGTCATCGCGCTGCCCTCGGTCATCCTGGTCATGATGTACGGGCAGAGCCGCATCTTCTTCACCATGGCGCGCGACGGGTTGCTGCCCCAGTCGCTGGCGGTGGTCAGCAAGCGGAGCGGCGCGCCGACCCGCATCACGCTGGTCACGGGCGTGTCGATCGCGCTGGTCGCGGGCATCTTCCGTCTGGACGAGATCGCCGAGTTGGCCAATGCGGGCACGCTATTGGCGTTCATTTCGGTGGGCGCCTGCCTGATGGTGCTGCGGCGCAAGGCGCCCGAGGCCAAGCGGCTGTTCCGTTGCCCGCAACCCTATCTGGTCGGCACGCTGGCGATCCTGGGCTGCCTCTATCTGCTGTTCAGCCTGCCCAGCTCGACCATCGTCCGTTTCGCGATCTGGAACGCGGCGGGGCTGGCCTTCTATTTCGCCTATGGGCGGCGGCGCAGCGCCCTGGCGCGCGGCTGA
- a CDS encoding alpha/beta hydrolase, producing the protein MTAVLRLNDPFSIITLPMAGPVAAAERAMPWENLFAWPRQGDVQLHFDDSSREARDIWATRLDHAVAQADKAVLLVAEGAACLASIWWARLSPSHYVSKVAGALFFQPPETAALDRTGGHLFASPEAALPFPSLVVDGADHGSALATMCGGRLLQAPATAPPPTGMWRQAQRLIERFSAGVVEQDLRVLRTLGHPER; encoded by the coding sequence ATGACGGCCGTACTGCGTCTGAACGACCCCTTTTCGATCATCACCCTGCCGATGGCGGGGCCCGTGGCGGCTGCCGAGCGGGCCATGCCCTGGGAAAACCTGTTCGCCTGGCCGCGACAGGGCGATGTCCAGCTTCACTTCGATGATTCGTCACGAGAGGCGCGGGATATCTGGGCGACTCGGCTCGATCATGCGGTGGCGCAGGCCGACAAGGCGGTGCTGCTGGTCGCGGAAGGGGCGGCGTGCCTCGCCAGCATCTGGTGGGCGCGATTGTCGCCCAGCCATTACGTTTCCAAGGTTGCGGGAGCCTTGTTCTTCCAGCCTCCGGAGACGGCGGCGCTGGATCGCACCGGCGGGCATTTGTTCGCATCGCCCGAGGCGGCACTGCCCTTTCCCTCGCTGGTCGTCGATGGCGCGGACCATGGTTCCGCGCTGGCGACCATGTGCGGCGGGCGGTTGCTTCAGGCGCCCGCCACGGCCCCGCCGCCGACCGGCATGTGGCGTCAGGCCCAGCGTCTGATCGAGCGCTTCTCAGCGGGGGTCGTCGAGCAGGACCTTCGTGTCTTGCGTACCCTGGGTCATCCGGAACGCTGA
- a CDS encoding DUF885 family protein, whose amino-acid sequence MTNRTMMLLTGVALAILPVGIADAKVAAPARSGKTVAKAGETAADARFRTLAEAEYKWRISQSAADDDSGSAGSRKLPDVGPAAQAARLARWEATAKALEAIDPAGLSPDIRTDYMVYRGQIDALLAAQRFREYEKPLNADTSFWGNLASWARGSFTKESQYRDYIAMLHQMPRYFDQQIANMRAGLDRGFTVPRVTLKGRDIGVAQVIDAGAGEGQPFYEPFKTMPANMAPATAAALRAEAKAAIRDDVLPAHQRLLTFLRNDYMPRAQVSTAAYDLPDGKAYYRSKIREYVTADMTPEQVHAIGLSEMQRIRARMDGVMKEVKFKGDFPAFLTFLRTDPQFYAKTPQDLLDRAAWLAKSFDGIASDWFGRLPRSRFAIKPVPADLAPFYTAGRGGTGIYLVNTYDLPSRSLYALPALTLHESAPGHAFQMPLAAENKDLPAFRRDSYLSAYGEGWALYCEALGEDMGFYKTPYDRFGMLSYQAWRAARLVVDTGIHAMGWSREKAQAYLHDNTALSDHEIETEVDRYIAWPGQALSYYMGQLAFQRARAKSEKALGAKFNIRAWHDAMLQLGYVPLGVIDQRNDRFIAEGGKGPYPDEE is encoded by the coding sequence ATGACGAACCGGACCATGATGCTGCTGACCGGTGTGGCGCTGGCGATCCTGCCGGTCGGGATCGCCGATGCGAAGGTCGCGGCTCCGGCGCGGTCGGGCAAGACGGTGGCGAAGGCGGGAGAGACGGCGGCGGACGCCCGCTTCCGCACGCTGGCGGAGGCGGAGTATAAATGGCGGATCAGCCAGAGCGCCGCCGATGATGACAGCGGCAGCGCCGGTTCGCGCAAGCTCCCCGATGTCGGCCCCGCCGCCCAGGCCGCGCGGCTGGCGCGGTGGGAGGCGACGGCCAAGGCGCTGGAGGCGATCGATCCCGCCGGCCTCTCGCCCGATATCCGCACCGATTACATGGTCTATCGCGGTCAGATCGACGCGCTGCTCGCCGCCCAGCGGTTCCGCGAATATGAAAAGCCGTTGAACGCCGACACCAGCTTCTGGGGCAATCTGGCGAGCTGGGCGCGGGGCAGCTTCACCAAGGAAAGCCAGTATCGCGACTATATCGCCATGCTGCACCAGATGCCGCGCTATTTCGATCAGCAGATCGCGAATATGCGCGCCGGGCTCGACCGGGGCTTCACCGTGCCGCGCGTCACATTGAAGGGGCGGGACATCGGCGTTGCGCAGGTGATCGATGCGGGAGCGGGCGAGGGCCAGCCCTTCTACGAACCGTTCAAGACGATGCCCGCCAATATGGCCCCCGCGACGGCGGCGGCGCTGAGGGCCGAGGCGAAGGCGGCGATCCGCGACGATGTGCTGCCCGCGCATCAGCGGCTGCTGACCTTCCTGCGCAACGACTATATGCCGCGCGCGCAGGTCAGCACGGCGGCCTATGACCTGCCCGATGGCAAGGCCTATTACCGGTCCAAGATTCGTGAATATGTGACCGCCGACATGACGCCCGAACAGGTCCACGCCATCGGCCTGTCGGAGATGCAGCGCATCCGCGCGCGGATGGACGGCGTAATGAAGGAAGTGAAGTTCAAGGGTGACTTCCCCGCCTTCCTGACCTTCCTGCGGACCGACCCGCAATTCTACGCCAAGACGCCGCAGGACCTGCTCGACCGGGCGGCCTGGCTCGCCAAGAGTTTCGACGGGATCGCGTCGGACTGGTTCGGACGCCTGCCGCGCAGCCGATTCGCGATCAAGCCGGTGCCCGCCGACCTCGCGCCCTTCTACACCGCCGGGCGTGGCGGGACGGGCATCTATCTGGTCAACACCTATGACCTGCCGTCGCGCTCGCTCTATGCGCTGCCCGCGCTGACCCTGCACGAAAGCGCGCCGGGTCATGCGTTCCAGATGCCGCTCGCCGCCGAGAACAAGGACCTGCCCGCCTTCCGCCGCGACAGCTATCTGTCAGCCTATGGCGAGGGCTGGGCGCTCTATTGCGAGGCGTTGGGCGAGGATATGGGTTTCTACAAGACGCCCTATGACCGGTTCGGCATGCTGTCCTATCAGGCGTGGCGCGCCGCGCGGCTGGTCGTCGATACCGGCATCCACGCCATGGGCTGGAGCCGGGAAAAGGCGCAGGCCTATCTCCACGACAATACCGCGCTGTCGGATCATGAGATCGAAACCGAGGTCGATCGCTATATCGCCTGGCCGGGACAGGCGCTGTCCTATTATATGGGGCAGCTCGCCTTTCAGCGGGCGCGGGCCAAGTCGGAAAAGGCCTTGGGGGCGAAGTTCAATATTCGCGCCTGGCACGATGCGATGCTGCAACTGGGATATGTGCCGCTCGGCGTGATCGACCAGCGGAACGACCGCTTCATCGCAGAGGGCGGCAAGGGGCCTTATCCCGATGAGGAATGA
- a CDS encoding GntR family transcriptional regulator yields the protein MPSPLDNALDDGRHRGEGVIVVQTLADRIFAIVRERIIAGAIPPDRPIRQDALAAELGVSKIPLREAMARLEQEGLLHGVANRGYMIGALSVEQAEDIYGLRLKIEPMAAAQASLIADDEDRAKLVAAFEALDQAATSDLARVAICNRQFHMAMVRPVRRPLTIQLVRQLAVLAERYVVAHLQPAGRDARAHLEHREQLDAFMARDAERLQGLLDAHIRSTLIDLKGGFAPVV from the coding sequence ATGCCCTCGCCCCTGGACAATGCGCTCGATGACGGGCGTCATCGGGGCGAGGGCGTCATCGTCGTCCAGACGCTGGCGGACCGTATCTTCGCCATCGTCCGGGAACGGATCATCGCGGGGGCGATCCCGCCGGACCGTCCGATCCGTCAGGACGCGCTGGCCGCCGAACTGGGGGTCAGCAAGATTCCGCTGCGCGAGGCGATGGCCCGGCTGGAGCAGGAAGGGCTGCTCCACGGTGTCGCCAATCGCGGCTATATGATCGGCGCGCTGTCCGTCGAGCAGGCCGAGGATATCTACGGCCTTCGCCTGAAGATCGAGCCGATGGCGGCGGCGCAAGCCTCACTGATCGCCGATGACGAGGATCGCGCCAAGCTGGTCGCAGCCTTCGAGGCGTTGGACCAGGCCGCGACCAGCGACCTCGCGCGCGTCGCCATCTGCAACCGCCAGTTCCACATGGCCATGGTCCGCCCGGTGCGGCGGCCCCTGACCATCCAGCTCGTGCGCCAGCTCGCGGTCCTGGCCGAGCGTTACGTCGTCGCCCATCTGCAACCCGCAGGGCGCGATGCGCGGGCACATCTTGAACATCGCGAACAACTTGACGCCTTCATGGCGCGCGATGCGGAACGGCTTCAGGGATTGCTTGATGCCCATATCCGGTCCACGCTGATCGACTTGAAAGGCGGGTTCGCACCCGTCGTCTGA
- a CDS encoding dihydrodipicolinate synthase family protein: protein MSIGWRGVFPAVTTQIREDLSIDLADTQRVVDDLIRDGVTGVIALGTVGENNSLDYDEKVMVLTGIVEAVAGRVPVITGVSEYDTRRAVRYAQAAEKAGADGLMLLPPMVYVPKAHELVNHFKGVADQTGLPIMLYNNPPAYRTVIDQTVLEALVDVKNIVAVKESAPDTRRFTDFRNAFGDRYTLFAGLDDVALEGLYLGAQGWVSGLTNAFPKESVELVAAFDRGDHAKAMEIYRWFMPLLHLDAEHDLVQSIKLAEQVMGRGSERVLPPRYVLEGERRAEVIAMVEKAAATRPTLGQAKAA from the coding sequence GTGAGCATCGGCTGGCGCGGCGTATTCCCCGCAGTGACGACCCAAATCCGGGAAGATCTGTCGATCGACCTCGCCGATACGCAGCGCGTCGTCGACGACCTGATCCGCGACGGCGTGACCGGCGTGATCGCGCTGGGCACGGTCGGCGAGAACAACTCGCTCGACTATGATGAGAAGGTCATGGTGCTGACCGGGATCGTCGAGGCGGTGGCGGGCCGCGTGCCGGTCATCACCGGCGTGTCCGAGTACGACACCCGCCGCGCGGTCCGTTACGCGCAGGCCGCCGAAAAGGCCGGTGCCGACGGCCTGATGCTGCTGCCGCCGATGGTCTATGTGCCCAAGGCGCATGAGCTGGTGAACCACTTCAAGGGCGTGGCGGACCAGACCGGCCTGCCGATCATGCTCTATAACAACCCGCCCGCCTATCGCACGGTCATCGACCAGACGGTGCTGGAAGCGCTGGTCGATGTGAAGAACATCGTCGCGGTCAAGGAATCGGCCCCCGACACGCGCCGCTTCACCGATTTCCGCAACGCGTTCGGCGATCGCTACACCCTGTTCGCCGGGTTGGACGATGTGGCGCTGGAGGGGCTGTACCTCGGCGCTCAGGGTTGGGTCTCGGGCCTGACCAACGCCTTTCCGAAGGAGTCGGTCGAACTGGTCGCGGCGTTCGATCGCGGCGATCATGCCAAGGCGATGGAAATCTATCGCTGGTTCATGCCGCTCCTCCACCTCGATGCCGAGCATGATCTGGTCCAGTCGATCAAGCTGGCCGAGCAGGTCATGGGGCGCGGTTCGGAGCGCGTGCTGCCGCCGCGCTACGTGCTGGAAGGCGAGCGCCGCGCCGAGGTGATCGCGATGGTCGAAAAGGCCGCCGCGACCCGTCCGACGCTGGGCCAGGCCAAGGCCGCCTGA
- a CDS encoding Ldh family oxidoreductase has product MTLDELRTLARAKLLGAGLAPAHAEAVAETMVAGERDGCASHGIYRLLVAVSSIDKGVVVPDAEPVLSEPARALVRVDGGGGFAQLAFQTGKSMLVEKAKANGIAALALNNVVHFAALWPEVEELAEAGLVALAFTPSHAWVAPSGGAEPVFGTNPIAFGWPRPDGPPFVFDFATSMVARGEIELHRRAGKSVPDDWGVDADGHATTDPAAILSGAMRTFGGHKGSALAAMVELLAGPLIGDMTSRESIEWDAGRGGSPLGGELIIAIDPKGFLGDLLPEHQARAEAMFGAITEQGARLPSARRYAARAVSLVEGVEISPDLHRDVRALNG; this is encoded by the coding sequence ATGACGCTGGACGAATTGCGGACGCTCGCCCGTGCCAAGCTGCTGGGCGCGGGGCTTGCCCCCGCTCATGCCGAGGCGGTGGCGGAGACGATGGTGGCGGGCGAGCGGGACGGTTGCGCCTCGCACGGGATCTACCGCCTGCTGGTCGCGGTTTCCAGCATCGACAAGGGCGTCGTCGTGCCCGATGCCGAACCGGTCCTGTCCGAACCGGCGCGTGCGCTGGTGCGGGTCGATGGCGGCGGCGGCTTCGCGCAACTCGCCTTCCAGACCGGCAAGTCGATGCTGGTCGAAAAGGCCAAGGCGAATGGTATCGCGGCGCTGGCGCTCAACAATGTCGTCCATTTCGCCGCGCTCTGGCCCGAGGTTGAGGAACTGGCCGAGGCGGGGTTGGTCGCCTTGGCCTTCACCCCCAGCCATGCCTGGGTCGCGCCGTCGGGCGGGGCGGAGCCGGTGTTCGGCACCAACCCGATCGCCTTTGGCTGGCCACGCCCCGATGGCCCGCCCTTCGTCTTCGACTTCGCGACGAGCATGGTCGCGCGGGGTGAGATCGAGCTTCACCGGCGCGCGGGCAAGTCGGTTCCCGACGACTGGGGCGTGGATGCGGACGGCCATGCGACGACCGATCCGGCTGCGATCCTGTCGGGCGCGATGCGGACCTTTGGCGGGCATAAGGGATCGGCGCTGGCGGCGATGGTCGAGCTGCTCGCCGGGCCGCTGATCGGCGACATGACCAGCCGCGAGTCGATCGAATGGGACGCGGGTCGGGGCGGTTCGCCCTTGGGTGGCGAGCTGATCATCGCCATCGATCCCAAGGGCTTTCTGGGCGATCTTCTGCCGGAGCATCAGGCGCGGGCGGAGGCGATGTTCGGGGCGATCACGGAGCAGGGGGCGCGTCTGCCCTCGGCGCGCCGCTATGCCGCGCGGGCGGTGTCACTGGTCGAGGGGGTGGAGATTTCCCCCGACCTGCACCGCGACGTGAGGGCGCTGAACGGTTGA
- a CDS encoding NAD(P)-dependent alcohol dehydrogenase, with the protein MKAMILDAPGGLDRLRMVERPDPGAPGPGMIRVRLHATSLNYHDYGVVAGKMPTEDGRIPMADGAGVVEAVGEGVADFASGDAVVSCFFPDWQEGPPRVGDFSRVPGDGIDGYACELVVAPATAFTRAPRGYDHAEAATITTAGLTAWRSLVVDGGLKAGDTVLVLGTGGVSIWALQIARMMGARVVVTSSSDKKLARARELGAAHVINYRTHENWGQHVHDWAGEGVDHVIEVGGPATLTQSIDAVRIGGHIGLIGVLTGIAGDVPTATLMRKQARLQGLIVGSRRMQLEFVRALDDAALRPVVDRRFDLADLSEAFRLQERGGHFGKIAATW; encoded by the coding sequence ATGAAAGCGATGATCCTCGACGCGCCCGGCGGGCTGGACCGGTTGCGGATGGTCGAGCGGCCCGATCCCGGCGCGCCGGGGCCCGGCATGATCCGCGTTCGCCTGCACGCCACCTCGCTCAACTATCACGACTATGGCGTCGTCGCGGGCAAGATGCCGACCGAGGATGGCCGCATCCCGATGGCCGACGGCGCGGGCGTCGTCGAGGCGGTCGGGGAGGGCGTGGCCGACTTCGCCTCGGGCGACGCGGTGGTTTCGTGCTTTTTCCCCGATTGGCAGGAGGGCCCGCCGCGCGTCGGCGACTTTTCGCGCGTGCCGGGGGACGGGATCGACGGCTATGCCTGTGAGTTGGTGGTCGCCCCCGCTACGGCCTTCACCCGCGCGCCCAGGGGCTATGACCATGCCGAAGCGGCGACGATCACCACCGCCGGGCTAACCGCCTGGCGCAGCCTGGTGGTCGATGGCGGGCTCAAGGCCGGGGATACGGTGCTGGTCCTCGGTACCGGTGGCGTGTCGATTTGGGCGCTTCAGATCGCGCGGATGATGGGCGCTCGGGTGGTCGTGACCTCCTCGTCGGACAAAAAGCTGGCGCGCGCCCGCGAACTCGGCGCGGCGCATGTCATAAACTACCGGACCCATGAGAATTGGGGGCAGCACGTCCATGACTGGGCGGGCGAGGGCGTCGACCATGTCATCGAGGTCGGCGGTCCGGCGACGCTCACCCAGTCGATCGACGCGGTTCGGATCGGTGGCCATATCGGGCTGATCGGCGTGCTGACCGGGATCGCCGGGGACGTGCCGACCGCCACGCTGATGCGCAAGCAGGCGCGGTTGCAGGGCTTGATCGTCGGCAGCCGACGGATGCAACTGGAGTTCGTCCGGGCGCTGGACGATGCCGCCCTTCGCCCCGTGGTCGATCGCCGCTTCGACCTTGCCGACCTGAGCGAGGCGTTCCGCCTGCAGGAGCGTGGCGGCCATTTCGGCAAGATCGCGGCGACATGGTGA
- a CDS encoding GntR family transcriptional regulator, producing the protein MSLVVRTLSEQIFTIIRERIISGDLTEDQPIRQDALANELGVSKIPLREALARLEQEGLLTSQANRGFFVRSLGASEAEEIYELRLALEPDAAARASRVATAADHQVARDALAALDVAAHEALHEVALRNRAFHLALVRPLGAALTFQLIERLQVLAERYVVQHLKPAGRETRAHKEHQELLDAWLARDEARVAGFLTEHIGATLVDLRAQLGR; encoded by the coding sequence ATGAGCCTTGTCGTTCGCACCCTGTCCGAACAGATCTTCACGATCATTCGCGAACGGATCATCAGCGGCGACCTGACCGAAGATCAGCCGATCCGCCAGGATGCGCTCGCCAACGAACTGGGCGTCAGCAAGATCCCGCTGCGCGAGGCGCTGGCCCGCCTGGAGCAGGAAGGGCTGCTGACCAGCCAGGCCAATCGCGGCTTCTTCGTCCGTTCGCTGGGGGCCAGCGAGGCGGAGGAAATCTATGAGCTCCGCCTGGCGCTCGAACCCGATGCCGCCGCGCGCGCCAGCCGGGTCGCCACCGCCGCCGATCATCAGGTCGCGAGGGACGCGCTGGCTGCGCTGGACGTTGCGGCGCATGAGGCGTTGCATGAGGTCGCCCTGCGCAACCGGGCCTTCCATCTGGCGCTGGTCCGCCCGCTGGGGGCCGCGCTGACCTTTCAGTTGATCGAGCGGTTGCAGGTGCTGGCCGAGCGCTATGTCGTCCAGCATCTCAAGCCAGCCGGGCGCGAGACCCGCGCGCACAAGGAACATCAGGAATTGCTCGACGCCTGGCTGGCGCGCGACGAGGCGCGGGTCGCCGGTTTCCTGACCGAGCATATCGGCGCGACGCTGGTCGATCTGCGCGCGCAACTGGGCCGCTGA